The Elaeis guineensis isolate ETL-2024a chromosome 3, EG11, whole genome shotgun sequence region attggtctaatatctcaattggtgaaatcaacatgatcaaatcaagtcatggctagatcgaaatcatgggtaatcaaatctaaagattcatggtctgatcaaggtaggtgccagtacgctgtcagacaatcatggatcagggttcttcattagaatcagatcatgattattaaaagaaatttcttcattcactaacctttttagagagagaatcaatcaagagagagaatattttagagagagagaattttagagagagaaaattctagagagagaaaactcatcttgaattcttcagacaatatgattcaacaaattctgatcgatcagatcaaatcatgctaaaattatcatgtggataattcaataagatcatgagaaataaaatctaaaaatacctgatctgatcaaagtggatgtcggtgtaccgtccgacgatcatagatcaaaaattcattacgagaatcatttaaattcatcatcattcttctcaaaattttaaaaatcttaggagagagaaataatctagagagaggattctagagagagaaagtagagagagaaagtccaattctagagagagaaatactagttcaggctgaagagagagagggaagagagagaaactctctttctcatattttattatttatatcattatttattaattaatttaatgatttttcttttcttttcttttctctctcttttttttttctttttcttcacggaggagagaggagaaaatcctatttattattattatattattatcattttatttttcttctttctttttttttttctttttcttttttttttcttctttttcttttctttttcttttcttttccttcttcttcttttctttttctttttcttttccttcttcttcttcttctttttcttttcttcttcccgtggacttattttgggctgaaacaggggaccttgaggtcccctcattgggtggccggccggcggcacagccggcgtggggcggccgtcggtaaGAGAAGAGACGATccgcggcaagaggaggccaaaccgatggtcgacggtgaccaccgacgacggaaaaacggcaaaaaagaaaattcttccgcaacaaaatccggcgacttcggtcgccggcgagcgtgcacatcggcacggaaaggaagggggaggagagaggaaggggaggaagcttacctccgtcgccggcgaagcttttccggcgagaaaatggacggcacagtgacgggtctccgtgaagaaatttccggcgattgccgccgttttgccccgggattctttggtagaaagaagggagaagggtctcccctttaaatagaaccaaaggagaggagtttgactcctctccggtgaggtttccaacttcgattaggagccggtcgggagaagaagactccctgtgggagtcttcatcattcattttttttttttttggtttgtttgggctggctgggctatcacatttGATTTTCTCAAAACAATGATTCAATCGCTAAAAAGGAGGGGACGGAGGTGGCTTGATGAAGCAACTTTATTGTGATAGTTCAGGGAGGTGGTAGTTGTGCAGAATGAGTGGTCGAGAGGAACCATATAGAGAGTGGCTGTCTTTTGGGTGTGTCCAGTTGAgttttctcttctcccttagaGGGATAGCTTTCGCTCCCATGAGTACTGAAGGTGGCCCCTGCTTTCAGACCTCCTCCAGCCTCTTGGTAGCAGTATAAAAGCCGATGGGGGCTCCATAAGCGTCGATGGACCGGTGGTTATTTTGGAGTCTTGGGAACCATTCTCTGTTTGGAAGATACAGATTGGAAATTCATGCGATGGTTGGGAACGATTCAggaaaactgtattttgaaatgtGATGGATTTCTCTGTCTAAGAATCCCAGAGCTTCTCACTCTAGAACTCATTGATACCACATTATTTATATTACTCAACTAGACACtagaaaagatattttaatatttttattgtatatgATGTATCATTGCATTCTGTTCGTCCTACTTAGATCACCATAATGTCTTTGCCTTGAGTGGAACTGCAAAATAGGCAAACAATGCAAAAGGATGCTCTATCTCAATTTGAGAGGGAGGATATAATGAGAAAAATAAATCCAAAGTTTGTCAATGACACATAAACAATCATGGACCCATCAGTTTGTCAATGATACATGGGACAAGGAACCAAATACTTGGTTATATGATCCTTGCTTCACATTATGCTGATTCAAATTGGAAATTGTAGAAAAAAATGATCAGTTTTATGCTACTTGATGAATGTCATACTGGAGTACTCTGTGTTTTCTACTGGCTACTATTTTCTAAGTTAGAATATTGAAAATGTATTATGTTCTATTACATTAGACAACCTCTCAATGAACAGGTTAAGATGATCTGATAGAGGTTCGGCAAATATCTCTCTCTTTAGAAAGTACTAATTTTTTTCACATTTATTGTTCTGCACATATCTGCACTTGGTAGTAAAAGAAGGAATAAATAAGATATATGGTTAGACAAATAAGCATAGGATTCTTACATGATTCTATATATTCACCTCAATTGCTTTTCGCATATATTGCTATGAAAATGAAAATACCCAAGAAGAAACAACCATTTTAAATATTGTGACAAGGTGGAATTCTGTAATAATGTTTGAGAGGGTATTGGAATGTAAAGATGTGTTTGAGGACTTTCATTCCGCAGTCATCGTTAGGATATGATTGGCAACTTCCATATGAACTTTATCAGCATTTGGACGGATGAAGTTGGCATGATAGATTTGCATTTGAAGAAAGAAAGACAAAACCTCACTATTGCATGATGCAATAtagaatgaaagaaatttttgatCGATGGTGGAAGGGTTGCTTTTAGCAATTGCTTTGGTTATTGATCCATTCCATTAAACGTGTTTTGTTTCAAGAAGGTATGTAGTGTCATTCTTGTTGATTTCACATGTTTAGCATGTTCATGATGCTCCTAAGActatttgattggtataaaatagATAATTCTCACAAATTCAACAGAGCAAAGTCAGTCATATATTATTAGTAGTGTTGTGACATCTTCTTCTAGAGTAGTTCTATCAAATGACACTAATGATGACTTAATACAAGAAtctcatgagaaaaatttcacaagCTATATTGGCAGCCATCCATCAAAGAATAAGCTTGAGATATATGTGGAAGCGCAAATATGTTAGTATTTCTATTACTATGGGTTACCTTTTTTACATGAAGATTACCTttatttttggttaattttttaatgatgggTCAAAACGCTGTGCTGTTTTGTATATATTCATCTTAgagaggataattttgatatttttgaaatattagatAGTCTATGAAAGGAAAAATCCCACTTTGGCATCAAAGTCTTGCAATGTTTTAACGATTCTTGTTTCCATATTTGCCTCAAAGTTGGCACCTAGTGCTAATTCTAGAACCATTGATGATTTTCTTAGTTCTGTCTGTAAAGATAGTCGAGGCTTTTGGTTGCCATAATGATTGGCATAGAGGGCACTCTTAGAAAGTGAAgataatttgaagaaaaaaactatatatttcataatttgcAAACCATTCATGTTATGCATATTCATCACAAAATTGATTATGTAGATGAGGATGAGGACACTGAATTGATTATGTCTTTCACATATATCTACTAGGTTCTTTATGCCATTCCTAATTCCTAATATTGACTTTTATCAAATGTAGATGCATTATGTTTAATTGGTAATGCGAGGGAGGAACAAACTTCTGTAGGGTTCtgtttatatttataaatatgttTTATTATGTAAACTAAGAAGTTGCGATTTGGATGGTGACTTATTTGGTTTGCAAAGTTTTGGATTTATCATTATGGAATTTTGAATGCAGTTATGAACGTATGATATTGATGTGGATTTATTGTTTTGTCAATTGAGGCTTGGTGTTAGAAATGATTTTATTTTGTACATTATATCCATTTTGTGTTGCTTGTATCACTTATTTGAATGATTCCGTATGGAACCCACTAAGTAGGTATTGCGAAACTACAAAGGGCTCAGCATCCTTTACACAAAGCAAATGGAATTCCCTTTTTATTCTAACAGCATACCCATTGCTGATGCTGTCTAAACTAAAACAATACATACAAGATATAGAAATCACTGTGCCATATGCAATTATTGTTtggtttttttgtaaaaaaaaaaaaaaactatttttgtTGCTTCTCTTCTTTTGAAAGAAATTGTTTGCATTGCTTTGTTGTATAAGCAACATTAGATTCCTCTGTTTCTGTTGTTTATTCTCAATTTTATGTAACTTCAGGTATTCAAGCTAAAATTTAATGTTATTGAGGAGTTTGGCACCTAGTGTTTGTCATGGCTTCCATCGGATTCTAGTTTTGGTCTCTGTAGTTTACAATGACATAATGAGCATAGAGCAACAAAAGTAGTTTAACATTACTAGAGTAATTTTTGGGCCAATTAGCTTACTAATCTCCCTAAGCTTATGTTGTTATTTTGCATCATCTCATTACAAATAACATGCTTATGGTTTGTACAATGATGATCAAAGTAACGAGGAAGAACAAGAATACCTCATAGATAAGGGTGGCAATTTAGACGCGATACATCAACCTGATCTactttaaatagatttgaatttgacaTAAATGGGTTTGGATGATAAATGAATTAACTCATTTAGATCAgtttattaaataggttgggTTTAGGTTCAAATCTTttgatctgtttaacctgtttaataattAGATAGGATTATAATCCAATCCATTAAcatctatttaatatatttaaaatctaCTTAATTTATTCTAACATATTTAACCCGACCTGCTTAACCTACtacttaatctatttaataaataggttatgtGGGTTGGGTCAGATTATTTATTTACTAAATATATCAAGTTTCGACCTAAATTTTTGACCCTCTTGATAAAAAAATCGAGTTTAGGTTGACGAATTTTTGATCCAACTAGCATCTTTCTTGATCCTTGTTTGGTCCGATCCGATCCAATTGCTATCTCTGttgataaatatatgtttgatgcTTTGTTTAGGAAAATTATGGATCCATATGACTCCTCCaaacatatataaaatttttgtctGCATATAAACAACTGCATTTAGGAAAGCATGTCCTGAAGCACCACTTTCGTAGTAATGCGAATTGCAAGCTAGTTGAGTGCAGATGGAACTGGACTTTTTGTGATTATATTTGACTGGAGGTTGGATGGTTCAATAAAATTGAGTAACAAGGAAACATTGATCCCAACTTAACTCTTCACATTTCACCACTTGTTGTCCTATGGATGATACTCATATGGTCTTAACTTTAGTTAGATAAGTTATTATTTGCCCATCAAAGATTAGTCGGAGTCATTATATTTTCTTCCAGGGCATTCACAATAAGTTTGCATCTGATAGGAACCCATATCTAACCTACACTTGGTTAGAAATCGGTACAAATTATGCATGGGTTTTAACATAGCCGAACATGGAACTGACCCAACCATTCAAATGGATGGGTATGCATGAAAATTTAGACCTACAATTCTAATGGATATAGGCCGAGAATTAGTGAAACTTGAACCCAACCTGATAGCACCCCTATACACAATGGAAATGATGTTTTCGCATCATATAAATGTATTGAGTATGAACTACAATTTTGGCTTGAGACTAAAAACTCATGAGAATGAAATGCTTCTTTCCTTGCAATTGTTCATTGTATGTAACCCATGCAAAATGTGTGTTTTAACttggcgttttttttttttttttttcgtagaGAACTTGGAGTTTTAATATGAAGTTTTAGTTGATCAAATAACATAGTAATACAAAACTTGGGCTCCAAGAGTCGCAATGAGACCAGGACTCTCGAGAAAATGCAGGGAAAAAGCCGAAAATCTATCAAGTCTATCTAAAGCAAACGGAATCTAGCACGTGCCCAAAGAAGGTCGATAATCTAATCATACCAAACCCACGTTGTCGATTTCGTGGCGAACAAGTTCTCATTATTACCTTTTTAAAATCGAGATTAAAAAAATACTGTCCAAACAATTGTGGCTAGGTGGCAAGAAGCAATTGGTACGATTCAGGATGGTTGCTGTGCGAGAATGCAGGTGCATTGCCCGTGCCATAGATCATCTCAACCACACCCCTTCACGTGACCGCGTCCCGACAATCACGTGTCTGCCCTCCGACTCCTCTCCAATCACAGCCGTCAGATAGAAATCCAACGCCAATAAGCTCTCAACGGCTAGTGAGCTCGCATCGTGGTtccccgccgccgccgccgctttCGCTGGCCGTGGAGACTTGCCGAGTTGCCGACCCGCGAACTCGTTGCGTCGTCCCCAAGCCTCCTACCCTTTAAATACCCGCCGCTTCCTCTCCCAACGTTTTATTATATAACACAAGGGAATAAAGTCGAAGAATTGAGAAGGAATAGCCGAATAGTTTCCTCTCCATCGCTTTCAGGTATTCCCgatctcctctcttctctacCTTACTTACTGGGCTTAGGGTTCGAGTTTCCGTTTCGACCACGGGAACGGGATCTGAGATCGTGGGTTTGGTCGGATCTTCGGATCATCAGATGATGCGGCCGGCCTCCTCCGAGAGCTCCCGCCCCCGCGATGACCGGAGGATCGGCAACGGCGGTGGCCTCCGCCACCACCATCGCATCGCTCCCTCCGCCGCCTCCGGAAACCGCCCGGAATGGGTTCCCCGAGGATCCGCCGCCGCCACCTCCATCCACCAGCCACCGCCTCCCAGCGGGGAACCGATTAATGCTCCCGGTTCTAATCTCGGCCACCATCGCCATCGGAACAATCAACCGGCCCGTCCGGCGTACGTGCCCCGCGGGGCGGCTCCCCCGGCGCGACTGATGGCCGGGGCGGACCCAGCCTCCGTGCCGCAGCTGGTCCAGGAGATCCAGGACAAGCTCGCGAGGGGAGTGGTGGAGTGTATGATCTGCTACGATATGGTTCGCCGTTCTGCTTCTATTTGGTCGTGCTCTAGCTGCTTCTCGATCTTCCACCTCCCCTGCATCCGGAAATGGGCCCGCTCCCCCACCTCGGCCGACACTGTTGCTCCTGCCGCGACAGCTGACGGCGGTGGCGGTGGCGGCAGGTGGCGGTGCCCTGGGTGCCAATCAGTGCAGGCCACACCGGCCCAGGAACTCAACTACACGTGCTTCTGTGGCCGCCGCCGTGATCCCCCGATTGATTTCTACCTCACTCCGCATTCCTGTGGGGAGCCCTGCGGGAAACCCCTCGACAAGATTCCGCCTTCCTCCACCGGCGATGATGATAGCCGGTGCCCCCATGTGTGTGTTCTCCAATGCCACCCGGGCCCCTGCCCACCATGCAAGGCATTTGCTCCCCGCCGGCCATGCCCATGTGGGAAGAAGACCATCGTCCGGCGTTGCTCCGATCGCAGGAGCCCGTTAACCTGTGGCCAGCAGTGCAACCGCCTCCTCTCCTGTGGCCGCCACCGCTGTGATCGTGTCTGCCACACCGGCGCTTGCAGCCCCTGTCGTGTTCTCATATCCGCTTCGTGCTTCTGCAAGAAGAAGACTGAGATTGTGATTTGCGGCAGCATGGCGGTGAAGGGCGATGTCAAGGAGATCGACGGGGTCttctcatgtaattcaatctgtGGGCGAACACTTGCTTGTGGGAGCCACTTCTGCAGTGAGAATTGCCATCCAGGCACCTGTGGGGAGTGCGAGCTTTTGCCGGAAAAGATCAAAACTTGTCACTGTGGAAAAACTGAattgaaggaagagagggagagttgCTTGGATCCAATACCCACTTGTTCCAAACTTTGTGCAAAGCTCCTCATTTGTGGGCTTCATCGATGCAAAGAGACTTGCCATGAGGGGGAGTGCCCGCCCTGTTTGGTTCGGGTCGAGCAGAAATGCAGGTGTGGGTCGTCAAGCCAGACTGTGGAGTGTTACAAGGTTTCAGAAGAAAGGGAGACTTTTGTTTGCGATAAGCCATGTGGTCGGAAGAAGAACTGCGGGAGGCACCGCTGCAGCGAGCGCTGCTGCCCATTATCCAAGCCGGGTGCCCAGCTCTCGAGCGTGGATTGGGATCCACATCTTTGCTCGATGCCTTGTGGGAAGAGGCTTCGGTGCGGGCAGCATTCATGCCAAATGCTATGCCACAGCGGCCACTGCCCGCCGTGTCTCGAGACCATCTTTACTGATCTCACCTGTGCTTGTGGGAAGACATCGATCCCTCCACCACTCCCTTGCGGCACTCCAACCCCATCGTGCCCCCACCCTTGCTTGGTCCCCCAGCCTTGTGGGCACTCAGCCTCGCACACCTGCCACTTTGGGAATTGTCCACCATGTTCAGTCCCTGTGGCGAAGGAATGCATTGGAGGGCATGTACTCTTGAGGAACATACCTTgtgggtcgaaggatattcggtgcAACCAGCTCTGTGGGAAGACTCGGCAATGTGGATTGCACGCTTGCGCTAGAACTTGCCATCCTCCTCCTTGTGATACTTCAGGTAGCTCTGTCTCTGTCTCCGGGGCGAAGGCTTCATGTGGGCAGGTCTGTGGTGCTCCAAGGAGGGATTGCAAGCACACATGCACTGCTCCATGTCATCCTTCGGCCCCTTGCCCGGATATCAGGTGTGATTTCCCCGTCACCATTACATGTTCTTGTGGCCGGATGACTGCCAGTGTGCCCTGTGGAGCTGGGGATGGCATAAGTGGGTTCCATGGAGACACGGCATTTGAAGCC contains the following coding sequences:
- the LOC105033995 gene encoding LOW QUALITY PROTEIN: NF-X1-type zinc finger protein NFXL1 (The sequence of the model RefSeq protein was modified relative to this genomic sequence to represent the inferred CDS: inserted 1 base in 1 codon), which gives rise to MMRPASSESSRPRDDRRIGNGGGLRHHHRIAPSAASGNRPEWVPRGSAAATSIHQPPPPSGEPINAPGSNLGHHRHRNNQPARPAYVPRGAAPPARLMAGADPASVPQLVQEIQDKLARGVVECMICYDMVRRSASIWSCSSCFSIFHLPCIRKWARSPTSADTVAPAATADGGGGGGRWRCPGCQSVQATPAQELNYTCFCGRRRDPPIDFYLTPHSCGEPCGKPLDKIPPSSTGDDDSRCPHVCVLQCHPGPCPPCKAFAPRRPCPCGKKTIVRRCSDRRSPLTCGQQCNRLLSCGRHRCDRVCHTGACSPCRVLISASCFCKKKTEIVICGSMAVKGDVKEIDGVFSCNSICGRTLACGSHFCSENCHPGTCGECELLPEKIKTCHCGKTELKEERESCLDPIPTCSKLCAKLLICGLHRCKETCHEGECPPCLVRVEQKCRCGSSSQTVECYKVSEERETFVCDKPCGRKKNCGRHRCSERCCPLSKPGAQLSSVDWDPHLCSMPCGKRLRCGQHSCQMLCHSGHCPPCLETIFTDLTCACGKTSIPPPLPCGTPTPSCPHPCLVPQPCGHSASHTCHFGNCPPCSVPVAKECIGGHVLLRNIPCGSKDIRCNQLCGKTRQCGLHACARTCHPPPCDTSGSSVSVSGAKASCGQVCGAPRRDCKHTCTAPCHPSAPCPDIRCDFPVTITCSCGRMTASVPCGAGDGISGFHGDTAFEASIVQKLPVPLQSVEANGKKVPLGQRKLTCDEECAKQERKRDLAEAFDITPPNLDALHFGESAAASDLLADLYRREPKWVLAVEERLKFLVLGRAKGGGAGSLRVHVFGHMLKEKRDAVGHIAERWKLSVQAAGWEPKRFLVVHVTPKSRPPARILGSKPGIPVTAPHPPAFDPLIDMDPRLVVAMLDLPRDADTSALVLRFGGECELVWLNDENALAVFGDPARAATALRRLDHGSAYQGAVMVLQNAGTSGPWASNAWAVGSRXRGVTAKSNGPWKKAVASKSDSWGGEWSGWLTAGVSVPVWRGNEAAPVPASTNRWNVLDSDMGANLVASESVEDHGSVGVEDGMVMEPRTSGLGLAGQGAEVGKVEMPEEVDDWEAAYE